In Paludibaculum fermentans, the genomic stretch GATATTCCGCTTTTTCCCGGCTATTTATTCTGCCGTGTTTCTCTCGATATTCCCTACCGCATCGTCGATACCCCCGGCGTCTTAGGCTTCGTCGGCTTCCACGGAACCCCGGAGCCTATCCCCGTCGCGGAGATCGACGCCGTCAAACGCATGCTCGACGCCCGCCGCCGCCTCCGCTGCATGGCCCTCCTTCGCGAAGGCCAGCGCGTGGAAGTGCGCGACGGCCCGCTCGCCGGCCTCCAGGGCGTTCTCGCCCGCATTAAGAACGAGAATCATTTGGTCGTACACCTCCACCTGCTGCAACGCTCGGTAGCGGTGGAATTGGAAGGGGATGCGGTAATTCCTTATGCCTGAAGATAAATTCGACGCGCTGGATCTCACCGGACCCGTGCGGCGCATGACGCCCGCCATGGCCTACCAGCAGTCGCCGCTGGCGCCCGCCACCGTCATCTTGTCGGAAAGCGATGCGGATCAGGTCTCCCTGCCCCTCTCGCACTACCTCTGGATCCTCCGCCGCCACGTCTGGAAGATCGTGGCGTTCGTCGCCGTCATGCTCATTGCCACGGCCGTCGTCAGCCTCCGCCTCACCCCCGTCTACGAATCCACCTCCACCCTCTACGTCGACCGCCAGGAAGCCAAGGGCATCGTCGGCCAGGAATCCCAAAGCCAGGCCTACTCCACCCTCGACGCCGAGTCCTTCCTCGCCTCCCAGATCCGCCTCATCCAGAGCGACTCCGTCGTCCGCCCCGTCGCCCAGCGCTACAGCCTCCTCGAACGCGAAAAGCAGATCAAGCAGGAGTCCGACACCGCCCGCGCCAAGGACGCCCCCATCCTCCTCAAGCAGCTCAAGGTCACCCGCCCCCCCAACACCTACCTGCTCCAGATCAGCTACCGCTCCACTGACCCCCAACTCGCCGCCGACGTCGCCAACCAGATCGCCCAAAGCTACATCGAGCACACCTACAACATCCGCATCCGCAGCTCCGTCTCCCTCTCCAAATTCATGGAGCGCCAGATCGAGGAACTCCGCGCCAAAATGGAATCCTCCTCCGGCCGCCTCGCCCAGATGGAGCGCGAACTCAACGTCATCAACCCCGAGGAGAAGACCAACATCCTCTCCTCCCGCCTGCTCCAGCTCAACACCGAATACACCAAGGCCCAGTCCGACCGCGTCGCCATCGAAGCCGCCTTCAACTCCACCCGCGCCGGCTCCCTCGAGTCCGCCCAGGTCTCCACCCAGGGCGAGGCCATCCGCCGCCTCATGGAGCGCCTGAACGAGTCCTCAGAACGCTTCGCCGAGGTCAAGTCCCACTTCGGACCCAATCACCCCGAGTACCGTAAATCCCAGGCCCAGGTGAAGGAGATCCAGGAGCAGGTCGACGCCACCCGCCAGAACGCCATCAAGCGCGTCGAGGTCCAGTACAACGAGGCCAAGGCTCGTGAGCAGATGCTCCAGAAGAGCGTCGCCGAAACCAAGAGCGAGTACGACACCCTCAACCTCCGCAGCTTCGAATACCAGCGCGCCAAACGCGAGGCCGACGCCGACAAGAACCTCTACGACGAGCTCGTCCGCAAAATCCGCGAGGCAGGCATCAACGCCGGCTTCCAGAACAACATGGTGCGCATCGCCGATCTCGCCCGCCCAGCCTGGAAACCCGTCTTCCCCAAGCTCAGCCTGAACCTCCTGCTCGCCCTGCTCTTCTCCACCCTGCTCGCCATCGGCGTCGCCATCCTCACCGACACGATGGATAACACCATCCGCGACCCCGAGCAGGTCACCCGCACCCTCAAGACCCACATCATCGGCACCCTGCCCGCCGTCAAGAACACCAAGGAGCTCATCCTGCCCGCCGTCGTCGACGGAGCCGGAGTCCTCCAGGCCGACGGAGCCCTGGTCAAAGTCCCGGGCAAGGTCATGGACCGCCAGTTCTCCACCTACGAAGAGGCGATCCGCACCATCCGCAGCTCCGTCCTCCTCACCGACTTCGACCGCCGCCTCCGCACCCTGCTCTTCACCTCGGCTACCGCCAGCGAAGGCAAATCCACCACCGCCGGCCACCTCGCCTACGCCCACGCCGAGCAGCAGAAGAAGACCCTGCTCATCGATTGCGACCTGCGCCGCCCCTCGCAGCACAAGCTCTTCGGCATCCAGCTCCACACCGGCCTGTCCAACGTCCTGAACGGCGAAACCAGTTGGCGCGACGTCATCGTCCACCCGGCCAACAACCCCTACCTCGACATCATCTCCGCCGGTCCGCCCAGCCGCCGCGCCGCCGACATGATCGGCACTTTACTGGGACCCATGATGGAAGAGATGGCCCGCGACTACGACCTGGTGATCCTGGACGCCCCGCCCCTGCTCGGCTTCGCGGAGAGCCTGCAAATGGCCAGTTCCGCCGACGGCGTCATCGTCGTGACCCGCGCCGGGGAAACCAGTCGCAAAGCGGTAGCCGCCGCCCTCTCCACGCTCCAGCACCTGCGAGCCAACGTGATCGGCCTGGTCCTGAATCAGGTCAAGAAGCACCACTCGGATCACTATTACTACTACGGCTACTACGGCAAATACTACAAGAAGTACCAGGCCGCCTCCGAATCCGCGACCTAAGGCGAGCGGGGACGTTCATCCTCGCTGGGGACGTTCATCCCCTGTCCCGAAACGTAGTCGACTCCAATCAGAGGCGACAATCGCAGGTGGACAGGGCGTGAACGTCCCCCTCCGCCGCACCCTCGAACCAGCCTCCAGCCGCCACGAACCAACCCGGCAAAGCCCGTCCACCCTGTAAGCCCGTGCCCACCCCGTCCCCCAGCCCGTCCACCCCGTCCTCCCTCCTGGGCGACCTCCTGGCCCTCTACGGCGTCCAGGCCATGAACTTCGCCGTCCCGCTCCTCACCCTCCCCTATCTCACCCGCACGTTAGGCCCGGCCGCCTGGGGCGCCCTCGTCTTCGCCGAAGCCTTCGCCCGCTACACCGCCATGCTCGTCGAATACGGCTTCCAGCTCTCCGCCACCCGCGACATCGCCCGCAACCGCCACGACCCCGCCCAACGCGCCGCCCACATCGGCGGAGTCCTCGGCGGCCAACTCCTCCTCGCCGCCGCCGCCCTCTGCGCCATCCCCCCGCTCCTCCTCTGGGGCTCCCCCTTCCAGGGCCGCGGCCCCCTCCTCTGGACCGCCCTCGCCTGGGGCCTCGCCCTCGCCGCCAGCCCCCTCTGGTACTTCCAGGGCATGGGCCGCATGAAGGTCATGGCCGGCCTCGACATCACCGCCAAAATCATCGCCGCCGCCGGACTCTTCCTCCTCGTCCACCACCCCGGCGACGAAGGCCGCGCCGTCGCCCTCCAGGCCGGCATGGCGATCCTCTCCACCCTCTCCGGCTTCCTCCTCGTCGCCCGCGAAACCTCTCTCCCCCGCCCCTCCGCTGCCGCCGGCTGGGCCGCCCTCCGCGCCGGCTTCAGCATGTTCCTCTTCCGCAGCGCCGTCAGCCTCTACACCACCGCCAACGTCCTCATCCTCGGACTCTTCGCCGCCCCCGCCGCCGTCGGCATCTTCGGCGCCGCCGAACGCCTCATCCGCGCCGCCATGGCCACCTTCGCCCCCCTCAATCAGACCTTCTTCCCCCGCATCTCTTACCTCATGCAACACGACCCCGCCGCCGCCCGCCGCACCACCCGCGCCTCGGCCCTCCTCATGCTCGCCCTCGGCCTCTCCCTCGGCATCTTCCTCGCCGCCGCCGCCCCCTGGATCGTCGCCATCCTCCTCGGACCCCGCTACGAGGCCGCCATCCCCATCCTCCGCATCCTCGCCCTCCTCGCCCCCCTCGTCGCCGTCAGCAACGTCCTCGGCATTCAGTGGATGCTCCCCCTCGGCCTCGAACGCGACTTCAACGTCATCCTCCTCGCTGCCGGCCTCCTCAACATCGTCTGCGCCTGCGCCCTCGCCCCCCGCTTCGGCGGACTCGGCATGGCCTGCTCCGTCGTCGCCGCCGAAGCCGCCGTCACCCTCGGCATCCTCATCTGCCTCCGCCGCCGCGGACTCAACCCCCTCGCGCCTCCGCGCACCTGGGAGCAGGCCGCCGCATGACCTTCGACTGGCTCATCGTCGGCGCCGGATACGCCGGCTCCGTCATGGCGGAGCGCATCGCCTCCGTCCGCAATCAGTCCGTCCTCCTCATCGATCGCCGCGATCACATCGCCGGCAACGCCTTCGACACCCTCGACCCCCACGGTGTCCTCATCCACCGCTACGGCCCCCACGTCTTTCACACCAACTCCGTCCGCGTCTGGGACTACCTCTCCCAGTTCACCGAATGGCGCCCCTACCAGCACCGCGCCCTCGGCCTCGTCGACGGCCAACTCATCCCCGTCCCCTTCAACCTCCAGTCCCTCCGCCAGCTCTGGCCGCCGGACGCCGCCGCCGCCCTCCAGGCCCGCCTCATCGCCGAATACGGCATGGACGTCAAGGTGCCCATCCTGCGCATGCTCGAGCACCCAGACCCCGAGATCCAGCACCTCGCCCGCTTCATCTACGACAACGTCTTCGCCGGCTACACCCGCAAACAATGGGACCTCGAGCCCCGCCAGCTCGACCCCTCCGTCATGGCCCGCGTCCCCGTCCACGTCAGTGAGGATGACCGCTACTTCCAGGACCGCTTCCAGGCCCTGCCCCGCGACGGCTACACCGCCATGTTCCAGCGCATGCTCAGCCACCCCAACATCCAGCTGCGCCTCAACACGGACTACCGCGCCCTGCCCCCCGGACTCGAGTGGCGCCGCATGGTCTACACCGGACCCGTCGACGAGTTCTTCGAACACCGCCACGGCCGCCTGCCCTACCGCAGCCTCCGCTTCGAGTTCCCTCACGTCCCCGCCGCCCAACACCAGCCCTGCGGCCAGGTGAACTACCCCAATACCGAGCTCTTCACCCGCGTCTCCGAGTTCAAACACATGACCGGCCAGGAAATTGCCGGGACCACGCTGGCCGTCGAGTATCCGCAGCCCCACGAACCGGGCTGCAACGAGCCTTACTACCCCGTACCGCGCCCCGAAAGCGCCGTCATCCATGAGAAATATCAGGCCGAGGTAGCCGCCCTCTCCGGGACCACCATCTTCATCGGCCGCCTCGCCGACTACCGCTACTACAACATGGACCAGGTAGTCGCCCGGGCCCTGAAAGTCTTCGAGGATTCCGTGGAGCCGCTCGACCGTGACTAACTCCTCCGTCCAGCCCGATCTCCGGCCCCTCCCCCTGCCGCCGCTCGCCCGGGATCCGCTGGTGTCCATACTCGTCGCGAACTACAACTACGCGCGATACCTGCCCGACTGCCTCAACAGCGTATTGCAGCAATCGTACGGAAACTTTGAAGTCCTCATTTGTGACGACGGCTCCACGGACGACTCGCTTCGTGTTCTCGCGGAGTTTGCGGCGAGCGACCATCGAATCCGGTTCATTGCCCAGCCAAACGGGGGAATGGCCTCCGCCCTCAATCGCGCCTATGAGCAGGCCAAAGGCCAGCTGATCGCGCTGATTGATGCGGACGATACCTGGCATGACTCGAAACTCGATCGCATCGTGCAGGCCTTCCAGCAGAATCCCGCAGCGGGCATGGTGACGCACCAACTTCGCGCGGAAGACACCGATGGCCGAATCGTTCGCCGGATCCTTCCACCGAGGCTCGACAGTGGTTGGCTAGCACCCCGCTGCGTCAACGGCGAATGCCTGCGTCTCCCCCCTTGCTCCGCGCTCTCGGTGCGATCGGAGGTCGCAAAGTCGATCTTCCCGATCCCGCCTATCTTCCGGAGCTCGGCCGACAGGATCGTGCAGGAGCGGGCTCTCCTCTATTCAGAGGTCGCGGCAGTGCCCGAAGTCCTTGCAATGTACCGCGTGCACGGCAACAACCTCACGGGCCTTGCCGGCCCCCTGGATTCCCTGTCCATTCAGAAGACGGTCGCATTCCTCGAGAATGTCTGGAAGGCTAGAGCGGAGTTTGTTTGCGAGATCCACGGCATCTCGCTACAGCCGGATCGTTGGCGAGTAGCGGAAGGATCCGAGTACCAATTGGCGCTCTCCCTTCTCGCCAAGGACGGGAAGGCGCGCCCGGACGTCAGTCTCATCTCCGATCGGAAGCGCCGGATTGCCTGGTCGATCCTCACCAGGCTGCCTGACGCCATCGCCATCCAGGGACTCAGGTTCTGGTGGAGACCGAATCCGGTAAAGCGGTTCACCGACTCCCTCAGTCGCCTTTTCTCCTAGCTATCCACGCGGCTCCTGCTTTCGGCCCTAGCGGGCAGAAGATCTCATCACCGGGCACGCAGCAACCCTTACCTCACATGCAGGTGACATTCCTACCCACGGGCGAAACCGTTATCAAGCTTTCGGGAGCATCGGCGCGCCACGCACCTGCCGACCCCAAGCCCCTGCCGCGCTACCTTTCGATTGCGGCCATCGCACTCCAGACGATTGCGCTGTTTAAACTGACGACGAGAGACCCACTCGCTACGGACCTGGGTCTTCAGGCGACATTCGAAGTAGCATGCACTGGGCTTTCCTTGTTCCTCGCTGTCTGGGCACAGCTCCTCTCGAAGCGCCGAATTCCGATCAAGCCGCCGTACACCCTCCTGGCCCTCGTCTATTTGATCTGCCTGGCCGCCAGCATCAACTCCTTCTATCCCGTCTTGAGCGCGGCAAAGGCGGGGTTGTACCTCGCAAACCTCTGCACCATCGTTCTTGCAAGCAGGCAACTCGGAGCAGACAGGACTCTGAACGTTATCTATTGGACGTTGCTCTCCGCTGTCGCCGTGGGCCTCTGCGTTGGGTTGTACCTGCCGGACATGTACCCGCTCTTCATCGGTGAGTACGGCAATTGGCGAAGCCGTCTGGCCGTCCTGGCTCTTCATCCGGGCCTGTTGGCCGAAATGGCGGGCATTGCGCTCCTGGTGGGCGCCTCGCCGCGAACTTCGAAACACTGGGCTACTCAGCTGTTTTTTGCGACCGTGCTCGTCCTGACTGTCGCAAGGACGAGCATCGTCGTAGCCCTCATTATTTTTGGAATTGCGATCGTCAAGAATCACACAGCCGTGGCACGCCGGGCCATTGTCGGGCTTAGCTACTGCTTCCTGTTCGCGCTGGTAGCGGCCATTCTCATCGCACTCCAGGGAGATCTCATCCAGCCAATTCTTGGCTATATGGACTCCGTCTATCTTCGGACTATCAATGACAGCACTCTGAGCGGCCGGAGCTTCCTGTGGGCTCCGGCTATGGACATCCTCCTCAACTCATGGGCTTTTGGCTACGGCATTGGGGGTGCCCGGGGACAACTACTGGCCACGGTTGCGTGGGCCGGAGAGGCTCACAACAGCTATCTGGATATCGGCTTGGCATGCGGGTTTGTAGGCGCCTCACTCTTCCTGCTCTCCTGGTTCATCGTAGTGAGGCAAGGGCTGCGGGATTTTGGCCGGAACTACTTCTATCGCCTCCTGATCCATTTGTTCCTGTTCGCCGTCTCATGGGTCGGCGCGCTCATGTCTCTTGGTGGGACGATCGGGATCCTAACTCTCATCGTCCTCGCATCTGAAGAACCAGAGACGAATTACGCTCAAATCATCAGGCGGGCCGAGAGCGCGCTCCGAGCCGCTGGCATCAAGTCGTAGTTACTCCATGCGCATTCTCCTTGCTCACTCGTTCTACCGGGCACGCGGAGGCGAGGATGTCGTCTTCGAGGCGGAGACCCACCTCTTGCAGCATCACGGTCATCAGGTATTCTGCCTCGCCACCCAGAACAAGGACTTCGAGATTCTGGGCACGGCCGGACGGCTGTCGTCGATGATCTGGAATCGAGGCATCTATCAGCAGACGAGGCAATTGGTGGAGGCCAACCGCATCGAGGTGGTTCACGTTCACAACACCTTCCCTGCGATGTCTCCATCCATCATCCGGGCCGCAAAATCCAAGGGGGCCGCGGTAGTTCAGACCCTTCACAACTACCGGATCTTCTGCCCGGCCGCTACGTTTCTTCGAAACGGAATCAAGTGCGAAGAATGTCTCGACTCTCCGATGATGTGGCCCGCTATCCGTCACCGTTGCTACCAGCAAAGCACAGCCGCAACAGCGGCAATCGCGGCCGTGTATGCCTTGCACCGGGCCGCTGGCACATGGCAAAAGCAAGTCGACCGCTTCATTGCCCTTTCTGACTGGATGAAGACCAGAGTGGTGGCGGCAGGGCTGCCGGCGGCGAAGGTTGCCGTCAAACGCCACTTCGTTGAGAACGCAAGCCCGAATCTTGACCGACAGAGAGCCGGTGCCTTGTTCGTCGGGCGCTTGACTGAGGAGAAGGGTCTCCGCATCCTTCTGGATGCCTGGGACCGGCTACCATCGCCTCCGCCGCTCACAATTGTGGGCGAAGGGC encodes the following:
- the nusG gene encoding transcription termination/antitermination protein NusG, with product MSQNELSHNPPNWYALRVRPNAEKAAAETLRLAGLEEFLPLARTRRNWSDRVKLLDIPLFPGYLFCRVSLDIPYRIVDTPGVLGFVGFHGTPEPIPVAEIDAVKRMLDARRRLRCMALLREGQRVEVRDGPLAGLQGVLARIKNENHLVVHLHLLQRSVAVELEGDAVIPYA
- a CDS encoding GumC family protein, with protein sequence MPEDKFDALDLTGPVRRMTPAMAYQQSPLAPATVILSESDADQVSLPLSHYLWILRRHVWKIVAFVAVMLIATAVVSLRLTPVYESTSTLYVDRQEAKGIVGQESQSQAYSTLDAESFLASQIRLIQSDSVVRPVAQRYSLLEREKQIKQESDTARAKDAPILLKQLKVTRPPNTYLLQISYRSTDPQLAADVANQIAQSYIEHTYNIRIRSSVSLSKFMERQIEELRAKMESSSGRLAQMERELNVINPEEKTNILSSRLLQLNTEYTKAQSDRVAIEAAFNSTRAGSLESAQVSTQGEAIRRLMERLNESSERFAEVKSHFGPNHPEYRKSQAQVKEIQEQVDATRQNAIKRVEVQYNEAKAREQMLQKSVAETKSEYDTLNLRSFEYQRAKREADADKNLYDELVRKIREAGINAGFQNNMVRIADLARPAWKPVFPKLSLNLLLALLFSTLLAIGVAILTDTMDNTIRDPEQVTRTLKTHIIGTLPAVKNTKELILPAVVDGAGVLQADGALVKVPGKVMDRQFSTYEEAIRTIRSSVLLTDFDRRLRTLLFTSATASEGKSTTAGHLAYAHAEQQKKTLLIDCDLRRPSQHKLFGIQLHTGLSNVLNGETSWRDVIVHPANNPYLDIISAGPPSRRAADMIGTLLGPMMEEMARDYDLVILDAPPLLGFAESLQMASSADGVIVVTRAGETSRKAVAAALSTLQHLRANVIGLVLNQVKKHHSDHYYYYGYYGKYYKKYQAASESAT
- a CDS encoding oligosaccharide flippase family protein, producing the protein MPTPSPSPSTPSSLLGDLLALYGVQAMNFAVPLLTLPYLTRTLGPAAWGALVFAEAFARYTAMLVEYGFQLSATRDIARNRHDPAQRAAHIGGVLGGQLLLAAAALCAIPPLLLWGSPFQGRGPLLWTALAWGLALAASPLWYFQGMGRMKVMAGLDITAKIIAAAGLFLLVHHPGDEGRAVALQAGMAILSTLSGFLLVARETSLPRPSAAAGWAALRAGFSMFLFRSAVSLYTTANVLILGLFAAPAAVGIFGAAERLIRAAMATFAPLNQTFFPRISYLMQHDPAAARRTTRASALLMLALGLSLGIFLAAAAPWIVAILLGPRYEAAIPILRILALLAPLVAVSNVLGIQWMLPLGLERDFNVILLAAGLLNIVCACALAPRFGGLGMACSVVAAEAAVTLGILICLRRRGLNPLAPPRTWEQAAA
- the glf gene encoding UDP-galactopyranose mutase, whose translation is MTFDWLIVGAGYAGSVMAERIASVRNQSVLLIDRRDHIAGNAFDTLDPHGVLIHRYGPHVFHTNSVRVWDYLSQFTEWRPYQHRALGLVDGQLIPVPFNLQSLRQLWPPDAAAALQARLIAEYGMDVKVPILRMLEHPDPEIQHLARFIYDNVFAGYTRKQWDLEPRQLDPSVMARVPVHVSEDDRYFQDRFQALPRDGYTAMFQRMLSHPNIQLRLNTDYRALPPGLEWRRMVYTGPVDEFFEHRHGRLPYRSLRFEFPHVPAAQHQPCGQVNYPNTELFTRVSEFKHMTGQEIAGTTLAVEYPQPHEPGCNEPYYPVPRPESAVIHEKYQAEVAALSGTTIFIGRLADYRYYNMDQVVARALKVFEDSVEPLDRD
- a CDS encoding glycosyltransferase family 2 protein; its protein translation is MTNSSVQPDLRPLPLPPLARDPLVSILVANYNYARYLPDCLNSVLQQSYGNFEVLICDDGSTDDSLRVLAEFAASDHRIRFIAQPNGGMASALNRAYEQAKGQLIALIDADDTWHDSKLDRIVQAFQQNPAAGMVTHQLRAEDTDGRIVRRILPPRLDSGWLAPRCVNGECLRLPPCSALSVRSEVAKSIFPIPPIFRSSADRIVQERALLYSEVAAVPEVLAMYRVHGNNLTGLAGPLDSLSIQKTVAFLENVWKARAEFVCEIHGISLQPDRWRVAEGSEYQLALSLLAKDGKARPDVSLISDRKRRIAWSILTRLPDAIAIQGLRFWWRPNPVKRFTDSLSRLFS
- a CDS encoding O-antigen ligase family protein — its product is METESGKAVHRLPQSPFLLAIHAAPAFGPSGQKISSPGTQQPLPHMQVTFLPTGETVIKLSGASARHAPADPKPLPRYLSIAAIALQTIALFKLTTRDPLATDLGLQATFEVACTGLSLFLAVWAQLLSKRRIPIKPPYTLLALVYLICLAASINSFYPVLSAAKAGLYLANLCTIVLASRQLGADRTLNVIYWTLLSAVAVGLCVGLYLPDMYPLFIGEYGNWRSRLAVLALHPGLLAEMAGIALLVGASPRTSKHWATQLFFATVLVLTVARTSIVVALIIFGIAIVKNHTAVARRAIVGLSYCFLFALVAAILIALQGDLIQPILGYMDSVYLRTINDSTLSGRSFLWAPAMDILLNSWAFGYGIGGARGQLLATVAWAGEAHNSYLDIGLACGFVGASLFLLSWFIVVRQGLRDFGRNYFYRLLIHLFLFAVSWVGALMSLGGTIGILTLIVLASEEPETNYAQIIRRAESALRAAGIKS
- a CDS encoding glycosyltransferase translates to MRILLAHSFYRARGGEDVVFEAETHLLQHHGHQVFCLATQNKDFEILGTAGRLSSMIWNRGIYQQTRQLVEANRIEVVHVHNTFPAMSPSIIRAAKSKGAAVVQTLHNYRIFCPAATFLRNGIKCEECLDSPMMWPAIRHRCYQQSTAATAAIAAVYALHRAAGTWQKQVDRFIALSDWMKTRVVAAGLPAAKVAVKRHFVENASPNLDRQRAGALFVGRLTEEKGLRILLDAWDRLPSPPPLTIVGEGPIAAELQSTYSGRAEIRWTGQLGRHEILRLMEEAECLVVPSILDEPFGLVVIEAYSAGLPVIASRVGTLPELVLENQTGFLCSPGDPVQLAASITRMFSDSTPRKDFQQSARAAYEGRYQPETNHQLLMDIYHDALEGQRSRRVAI